A section of the Hippea sp. KM1 genome encodes:
- a CDS encoding aldo/keto reductase: MDIVEKIGLGTVQFGLDYGINNKFGRVKENEVQKILNYALSKGIDLIDTAYSYGESETVLGRFSGLGHFKVVSKFPKDLDPGIAIDISLKRLKIERFYGYLCHHFESLKNNLAVWGKVLDLKDRGLTEKVGFSLYFLDELDFLLEKFIEFDLIQVPYNIFDRRFEGYFCALRDRGVEIHVRSVFLQGLFFVEVDGLPEFFYPVREKIKEIQQISRDLGIPLERLLLSWALSNECVDRVIVGVDSFDQFKKNTDLDDSIVEKVRSIDWDYFKEDDEKIILPVNWRFN, translated from the coding sequence GTGGACATTGTTGAGAAAATAGGTTTGGGGACTGTTCAGTTTGGACTGGACTATGGCATAAACAACAAATTTGGAAGGGTTAAGGAAAACGAGGTTCAAAAGATCCTAAATTATGCCTTGAGCAAAGGGATTGATCTTATTGATACGGCCTATTCTTACGGCGAAAGCGAAACCGTTCTTGGTAGGTTTAGTGGTTTGGGGCATTTCAAGGTTGTTTCCAAGTTTCCCAAGGATTTGGATCCTGGAATTGCCATAGACATTAGCCTTAAGAGGTTGAAGATTGAGCGTTTTTACGGATATTTATGCCACCATTTTGAATCTTTAAAGAACAATTTGGCTGTCTGGGGAAAGGTTTTGGATTTAAAGGATAGAGGACTAACAGAGAAGGTGGGTTTTTCGCTTTATTTTTTGGACGAACTCGATTTCCTTTTGGAAAAATTCATAGAGTTTGACCTAATTCAGGTTCCTTACAACATCTTTGATAGAAGGTTCGAGGGGTATTTCTGTGCTTTAAGGGATAGGGGCGTTGAAATACATGTGAGGTCTGTCTTTTTACAGGGTTTGTTTTTTGTTGAGGTCGATGGGTTGCCCGAGTTTTTTTATCCTGTTAGAGAAAAGATTAAAGAGATCCAGCAGATTTCACGTGATTTGGGTATACCTTTAGAAAGATTACTGCTGTCTTGGGCATTGAGTAATGAATGTGTTGATAGGGTCATTGTTGGTGTGGATTCGTTTGATCAATTTAAGAAAAACACAGATTTGGACGATAGTATAGTTGAAAAGGTAAGGTCTATTGATTGGGATTATTTTAAGGAAGATGATGAGAAAATTATCTTGCCTGTGAATTGGAGGTTCAATTGA